In Dehalococcoidia bacterium, the following are encoded in one genomic region:
- a CDS encoding alpha/beta fold hydrolase, protein MPYVERDGVRVYYEDEGRGVPLVLGHAYSSSGRMWQGFVEAFRDSYRIVTYDMRGHDRSDSPADPSQYSEEATVGDLEAICAACGIERAAFGGLSLGGYMSLAYYLKHPDRVLALMLFSTGPGFRNPQARENWNQMAEGIAKGFDEKGLEALGRGAEVRASEQRSAAGLAMAARGMLAQFDARVIESLESITVPTLVLMGSRDQAYAASTDYMTARLPRATRVVIDDAGHAANIHQPEAFNQAVRDFLRSAGL, encoded by the coding sequence ATGCCTTACGTCGAGCGTGACGGAGTCAGGGTGTACTACGAGGACGAAGGCAGGGGCGTGCCTCTCGTCCTCGGGCATGCGTACAGCTCATCCGGGAGGATGTGGCAGGGCTTCGTCGAGGCGTTCAGGGACTCCTACCGCATCGTTACCTACGACATGCGAGGCCACGACCGGAGCGACAGCCCCGCGGACCCGTCGCAGTACAGCGAAGAGGCCACCGTCGGCGACCTCGAGGCAATCTGCGCTGCCTGCGGTATCGAGAGGGCGGCGTTCGGCGGCCTTTCGCTCGGCGGCTACATGTCCCTGGCTTACTATCTCAAGCACCCGGACAGGGTGCTGGCTCTGATGCTCTTCAGCACGGGGCCGGGGTTCCGCAACCCTCAGGCGCGCGAGAACTGGAACCAGATGGCGGAGGGCATCGCGAAGGGCTTCGATGAGAAGGGGCTGGAGGCGCTCGGCCGGGGCGCGGAGGTGCGGGCGAGCGAGCAGCGCTCGGCCGCCGGGCTGGCGATGGCGGCGCGGGGCATGCTGGCCCAGTTCGACGCGCGTGTGATCGAGTCGCTGGAGTCCATCACGGTACCGACGCTGGTCCTGATGGGCAGCCGCGACCAGGCCTATGCGGCCTCCACCGATTACATGACCGCCAGGCTGCCCAGGGCAACCAGGGTCGTCATCGACGACGCCGGGCACGCGGCAAACATCCACCAGCCGGAAGCATTCAATCAGGCCGTGCGCGACTTCCTCCGCAGCGCCGGCCTCTAG
- a CDS encoding GNAT family N-acetyltransferase produces the protein MIEIGIYPKKVTLRDGSSVTLRPMVHEDAEELLQFFLGVPESERWFLKEDVTSPRVIQRWCEEIDYRRALPLLALTDDGRIIADAVLIRRRGGSRSHLAEFRVVVAPDFRSKGLGVMLIRELCDIANDAGIERMVAEMVVGPEDDAIHAAEWLGFYKVATLEGFAKDQQGRDCDVAIMTMPLGRYYEWTKF, from the coding sequence ATGATTGAAATCGGCATCTATCCCAAGAAGGTGACGCTGCGAGACGGCAGCTCGGTCACGCTCCGCCCCATGGTCCACGAGGACGCGGAGGAGCTGCTGCAGTTCTTCCTGGGTGTGCCAGAAAGCGAGCGCTGGTTCCTCAAGGAAGACGTGACCTCTCCCCGGGTAATCCAGCGCTGGTGCGAGGAAATCGACTACCGGCGCGCCCTGCCGCTCCTGGCGCTCACCGACGACGGCCGCATCATCGCCGACGCCGTGCTTATCCGCCGCCGCGGCGGCTCCCGAAGCCACCTCGCGGAGTTCCGGGTCGTGGTAGCGCCCGACTTCCGCAGCAAGGGCCTGGGCGTGATGCTGATCCGGGAGCTTTGCGACATCGCCAACGACGCCGGCATCGAACGCATGGTGGCCGAGATGGTGGTAGGGCCCGAGGACGACGCTATCCATGCCGCCGAGTGGCTGGGGTTCTACAAGGTGGCGACGCTGGAGGGCTTCGCGAAGGACCAGCAGGGCCGCGACTGCGACGTGGCAATCATGACCATGCCCCTCGGCCGCTACTACGAGTGGACGAAGTTCTGA
- a CDS encoding ATP-binding protein gives MTIRVRIALFGLAVVGGTVIFVTLAFWGLFQATGSEQQDRQLAARAESALAAIASASPEALRPQPLLAPVNPATSEDIFLVVTGPGGEALAATGAVQGRPPALPADLLAAASASGQARATVPSAAGRLRLHVRPWSRPDLGLSGYVVAAQTTRRVEQDIGVVTVFLVAAAVFAFLVAGGAIWLVIGRALRPLKQLALLTDEVGRTHDLSRRLPVPPARDDLRRLSESFNGMMSRLEDAYGRLAVALEAQQRFVADASHELRTPLTTIRSNAGFLLQRPDADEADRVAALRDIAEESERMSRLVNDLLALARADAGYHLEVTLLDLGEVVREVCRQAAGLHPDREVRAHAESVLLQGNGDALRRLLWILIDNGVRHTREGGRVRVSLRRRGNEATLLVEDDGDGIPEEHLGRIFDRFYQADPSRSGGGAGLGLAIARWIVEEHSGRISAANNSPWGAVFRVDLPLAAPAAEGGSAEAVGDEARDPASAVRNVAGATPTV, from the coding sequence ATGACCATCCGCGTCCGTATTGCCCTCTTCGGACTGGCGGTGGTGGGTGGGACCGTCATCTTCGTGACGCTCGCTTTCTGGGGCCTGTTTCAGGCGACCGGCTCCGAGCAACAGGACCGCCAACTCGCGGCGCGCGCCGAGTCCGCCCTCGCCGCAATCGCCAGCGCATCGCCGGAGGCCCTCCGGCCTCAGCCTCTCCTGGCGCCAGTCAACCCCGCGACTTCCGAGGACATCTTCCTTGTCGTCACCGGCCCCGGCGGCGAGGCCCTGGCCGCGACAGGCGCTGTACAGGGGCGGCCGCCCGCGCTTCCGGCCGACCTGCTGGCGGCCGCAAGCGCGTCTGGCCAGGCGAGAGCTACGGTCCCCAGCGCTGCCGGCCGTCTGCGCCTGCACGTTCGCCCCTGGTCGCGGCCTGACCTCGGCCTCAGCGGTTACGTCGTGGCGGCCCAGACCACCCGGAGGGTCGAGCAGGACATCGGCGTCGTCACCGTCTTTCTGGTCGCCGCCGCGGTGTTCGCCTTTCTCGTCGCCGGCGGCGCGATCTGGCTGGTGATCGGACGTGCACTGAGGCCGCTGAAGCAGCTCGCCCTGCTCACGGACGAGGTAGGCCGCACTCACGACCTCAGCCGCCGTCTGCCAGTGCCTCCCGCCCGCGACGACCTGCGCCGACTCAGCGAGAGCTTCAACGGCATGATGTCGCGCCTCGAAGACGCCTACGGGCGGCTGGCCGTGGCGCTCGAGGCCCAGCAGCGTTTCGTCGCCGACGCCTCGCACGAGTTGCGGACACCGCTCACCACGATCAGGAGCAACGCCGGCTTTCTACTTCAGCGCCCGGACGCCGACGAAGCCGACCGGGTCGCGGCCTTGCGCGACATCGCCGAAGAGAGCGAGCGCATGAGCCGCCTCGTCAACGACCTCCTGGCTCTCGCGCGCGCCGACGCCGGCTATCACCTCGAGGTCACGCTGCTCGACCTCGGCGAGGTCGTGCGGGAGGTGTGCCGTCAGGCCGCGGGCCTGCACCCCGACCGTGAAGTGCGGGCGCATGCTGAGTCCGTACTGCTTCAGGGCAACGGCGACGCGCTGCGCCGGCTCCTCTGGATCCTCATCGACAACGGCGTCCGCCACACGCGCGAGGGCGGCCGCGTGCGCGTCTCGCTGCGCCGCCGCGGGAACGAAGCGACGCTGCTGGTCGAGGACGATGGCGATGGCATCCCAGAGGAGCACCTCGGCCGCATTTTCGACCGCTTCTACCAGGCGGACCCGTCGCGCAGCGGCGGCGGCGCCGGGCTCGGTCTCGCCATCGCCCGCTGGATCGTCGAGGAGCACTCCGGACGCATCTCGGCCGCCAACAACAGCCCCTGGGGCGCCGTCTTCCGTGTCGACCTACCCCTGGCCGCGCCGGCGGCCGAGGGCGGGAGCGCAGAGGCAGTTGGCGATGAAGCCCGCGACCCCGCCTCAGCCGTCAGGAACGTGGCCGGCGCGACTCCCACCGTCTAA
- a CDS encoding response regulator transcription factor translates to MTAKPHILVVDDDARIAASVRRALLYEGYDVDVAHDGRMALDSAFVHAPDLVVLDVMLPDIDGFEVCRRIRADSDVPILMLTARDATTDRVSGLDTGADDYLVKPFAHEELLARVRALLRRRAPQSGQVLRFADLVMDVAAHCVERGGREVALTAQEFALLQQFLRHPRQVLTRAQLLDSVWGFDSETTSNVVDVYVGYVRAKLEEHGGPRLIQTVRGVGYVLREA, encoded by the coding sequence CCCGCATCGCGGCGTCCGTGCGCCGCGCCCTGCTCTACGAGGGCTACGACGTCGATGTCGCACACGACGGCCGCATGGCGCTCGATAGCGCCTTCGTCCACGCGCCCGACCTCGTGGTGCTGGACGTGATGCTGCCGGACATCGACGGCTTCGAGGTCTGCCGCCGCATCCGCGCCGACAGCGACGTGCCCATCCTCATGCTTACGGCCCGCGACGCCACCACGGACCGGGTCAGCGGGCTGGATACCGGCGCCGACGACTACCTGGTGAAGCCCTTCGCCCACGAGGAGCTGCTGGCGCGCGTCCGCGCTCTCCTGCGCCGCAGGGCGCCGCAGTCCGGCCAGGTGCTGCGCTTTGCGGACCTGGTCATGGACGTGGCGGCTCACTGCGTGGAGCGAGGGGGCCGCGAGGTGGCCCTCACAGCGCAGGAGTTTGCCCTCCTGCAGCAGTTCCTGCGCCACCCGCGGCAGGTATTGACGCGCGCTCAGCTCCTCGATTCCGTCTGGGGCTTCGACTCGGAGACCACGAGCAACGTCGTGGACGTTTACGTCGGCTACGTGAGGGCGAAGCTTGAGGAGCACGGCGGGCCGCGCCTGATCCAGACCGTGCGCGGCGTCGGTTACGTCCTGCGTGAGGCGTGA